The Lactuca sativa cultivar Salinas chromosome 2, Lsat_Salinas_v11, whole genome shotgun sequence genome includes the window AAGATCAAAAAGAattaaggtgtgtgtttcctccctactccctgttcctcgttgggttgtgggtttggggtggagtcgcacagctgaacatcctgccgacctcaattgtatactgcttgcatacaccaagtactggtggttaagccaagcatgagctctaccacgaacctcttcgcaaaacactttcaccctattccataacataggagccggagtcaagagaatcactgcgggTTAAGCTAGTAAAGTTCtgagtgatgagaccctatactcgctagaattgacctagaccgaggaaactcagaaccttcagaagagtagtggcagtagatgctcgcactaatcaggcacctcgtccacccagttatagacaagtggtgcttatcatcctccaccctctcgcaaggaggaaatcgtcgtcgccctgtagacgatgaaTTCCActttccgaagtgaacactaggataccgagaaccacaggataaccttcgcaaccaagaatacttggtcaagtgcgaaagtagttgcgttaagcctcatgacccggATCCCGAAGAGACCATAGGCTTGACACCACccctggtgttagtcgaagggttatgcaggaacatgcgctttccgcactagagtAAACCAAAGTCTTGGAAAatccttggactattaggtgttccatgaatactatctcacgcaaagatagtagaaccacctcctgagatagtccaacactcgtctggtgaaaccctatctccccgaccctcagggtttccgtgTCTCAAGATTCGTtggtgcaggtccattttgcacaagcttgagatagacactctacagcaaactgataaccatagtcacgcaaaccactcgacgatctagaaagtctctatcagccagttgacagaaaacacgaaaccaaagaccactcgagattcctaagaaccaacctgaaggactacacacacAATACGAGTGAGaatgttaggaacttcggaatggcgatcacgccagtgatgatcttgccatagaagtacactatgttctgagtactgaaaagctctaccattcagagagcttaggaccatatgagaatccccatggagacttggtccaacccttttcaggccgccactaccttcggatataccacaagattcacacctgatcgatccacttcttagacttgatatgtgatctcccgacatcactcttcgtgcctcactcatattgatagaatccattgagaaccctaaccttgtagatacaccagttggaacccactagctacacgagacggaatccgcatcccgtacgtggaggtctgttggaatgacaaacacagactagagttcacttgggaatgcgggGACAAACCatataggaagtactctcttacctctacttggccattcatacctacttccttgcctagacctgaatttcgggacgaaattccctctaacggggggatgatgtgacaacccaagttgctccgttacatttccccgttaccgttaacggaatattccagattataaaagttccgttaattagagctCGTCAATTTAATAAGCACTCCATTTGTTTACATTGaatatgtcgttaagtcgtgataaaaggaaataaaaacacataacacacatttccatttatttggaaaatgttaagttttattattacgaccactaaatcgggtgcgacctaaagccccgtttaacggcagtatcgggtaaaattccactaagccccgactcggaaccctatataaaggtgagtgTAGTCCATTGGatactttttacactctctctctatactctctctctagactcgttttcgccccgaatccgcaaccaaacgcttccaaattgtaagtccgcttaccctagcttattctaaacattatgattcgtgtctatagcccaaaaatcagacttagaagctgttgaaaaggagtttacggcctaagctcctccttaggctgtaaacaccttaaaagaggccaaaatgacccccaaAAGTCCCTataggcttggaaataaattaagggaaTTTCCTAGGAGTGTTTAAGCATTAAATCACATGGATTTAGgggataaaagagagtttacggcccaggcatatgccaaggccgtaaacacctcttaaacatgTCTAAAAGCCCCAAAagcactcccaaaccacccttaggcttcatacataatttagggacttggtattttgggtttaaaccatttaaacacatcaaaatgaagggaaaaaggagtttacggcccaggtatgtaccaaggccgtaaacacccctaaatgtgccaaaatgatagttttaatttccccaaatggcctcacactccattataaattactagcaaggtattaggggcttgaaacttcacaaaactcaaggaatgagagtttatggccgtaaactcccttaagagttgtccctaggccgtaaactccaataagatgcccttagaagccttaaacccactcatgcctttttggaattGTACATAGAAAAATCCCACTAACAAGATTAAGCTttgaaacacactagaacccctcactatgagtttacggccgtaaactcatggtgagatgtccctgggccgtaaacatgatattgagagtttactctcggagagtaaactccattcctaaacCATACACaaccttaaatgttacccgggacacccaaacacttaaccaaagtgtttttccgctcctttgagcgcgtatacttgtttaattagtattaatatactaattgtatgtgaacatatgttaaataggtcattgagtgtgttcgagtctttacgtgacaccgaacgcccaaacggcaccttcgtcggacctacttacaccaggtgagttcatacccctgattgaaccttttaaatgtttttacatgttttataggggggaatacaagttaaacatgccagttatcatatcaatcacatgtgattgataacccgcatgcacaagattttacgacACTGtatactgttttaccgagtaggacactataatggttttgaaaaaggtttttcGTTTGTTTCAAGACTCTTATTTATACTGCTTTATTTAAAACTCactttaaactggtttataaaggttttACAAGATTTttaatcaaagttctctttcacaacgtatacttttacttgttagttgctgctgcttcgcttatacctattttatactcctacttggtaacgctttcacttcttgaagcgcttatacctgttattgtctctaCTTCACTTATctttgaagtcacttatacccgatggacgcttatacttattcacactcttacttagtgatataattctacttcgcttatacttgatatcgcctctacttcacttatactcgatacgctcttacttcacttattgtcgtctctactccgtgatacgcttatacttgttcgacactcctacttcacttgcgaccgctcctacttcacttgttagacactcctacttcacaagaatcacttctacttgatacacactcagtcgtagttagatgtatgtctatgcttgtataggtacatataagtaatgattgaaagacttaggaaggctcatccgccctatttccttttcttcgttgagatgtggtctggtgggatcggatggccgtccgaaggtcgtttgattcattagttatatattatgtatatgagtatgggtATACAGGAagtctctagtcagttcagttaagagtctctacctctagtctacacttacattagaaacacactacccactatttggaagtctctacctctagttcaacacttacacactacccactatttggaagtctctacccactatttgggatgcatcttcaggacacggccttctccgtcgtctagttggtaaccagaatctcctgtagggagagcggacattgtgtgtatagatctatacgggattgacaaccccgcacccagactgctagctacagtcccggcctaccaagccaacgggtgacaaatgtcatattttagacgcttgtagggcgtctggtactctagtcagtatggttacgagtatcccgggttaccttataattctttggccttaaggtaacggtatttcgtcgacaatttacactgtatgctggtaattcactttcagagtcacactgttttgaccatacaagacgtatctttcatttgatactgtctggggtctgttttctctgtctTGACCTTagaagacgtatctttcatttgatactgtctggggtctgttttctctgttttgaccttacaagacgtatctttcatttgatactgtttggggtttgttttctctattttcaccttacaagacgtatctttcatttgatactatctggggtctgttttctttgttttgaccttacaagacgcatctttcatttgatactatctggggtctgttattcactgttttagaccttaccagttgtacctttcatttggtaccttctggggtctgagtctctatttgttagactaaaccaggcgtgtcgtttgttcgatactctcctggagtctatgattccttgccttagtcagcagtcctcactgctgaggcatatgttattccatgatgtcgtttgctttcctcaataatcaaattcagtattttgataatgatagcaatttagggaaaatgactttttaccacataacactgaccaatcttggtagaaggctgctttattaaagaaaatataggattttctggaaagaactctaatacacagtaaacacttaaactactactttataaagttatttggataaatgtcactaaatacttatgaactcaccagcatttgtaaaaatgctgatactcgcttttcaaataacttgtattctcaggttagcattagacaggtacatcctcggagctgttgatgaagatagcttagtaccatgctgtatttattctattacttaataactttgatgtattaatgtaaccatgtaaaactattactattaatgcaatgttttgttgtactttgattactataatgcatgtgttgtgatacttgacatgacgtcatccaccccagaacgtttccgccgttccggttttggggtgtgacagtttaattcttgagttccacaatagaagtagtcttcgtaatttagaaaagctttgatgagcaattctTTATTCATGAGTTctacaatagtagtctatgcaatttaagcaaagctttgacgagcagtgtttcattcttgatttccacatttgaggtctacgcaatttagtaaagctttgatgagcatcgtttcattcttgagttccacaatagaagtctatgcaatttaagcaaagcattgatgagcattgttttgttcttgagttccacaatagaagtctatgcaatttagcaaagctatcttaagcattgtttcattcttgggttccacattagaagtctatgcaatttagcaaagcattgatgagcgttgattagttcttgagttccacaatagaagtagtctttgcaatttatcaaagccttgatgagcattatttaattcttgagttccacaatagaagtggatgtaatttaagaaaagctttgaagagcattgtttcattcttgagtttcacattagaagtctattgaatttagcaaagctttgatgagcattatttaattcttgagctccataatagtagtcttcgcaatttagcaaggctttgaagagcatttctttattcttgagttccacaatataagtctatgtaatttaagcaaagctttgatgagcattgttttattcttgtgttccacattagaagtctatgcaatttagcgaagctttgatgagcatcgttttattgtgttccacaatagaagtctataaaaTTTAAGCAAggctttgattagcattgtttaattctttttttttttgaaagagccaaagctcaacaaactttattaaaaagaataaaagaatacaagcaccaaaaattcaaacaaaatacaaatataaccaACCTATCCATACCCAACTACCAAACCACTTCCTAATAATAAGAAATAACCACTCACAAacccaaaaaaccctaaaatccttaCAGGTAGCCCAAAGACTTATTAAAAGATGGAAAAAATGTAACTTCACCCCCTTGCACCATCCAAAACcccaaataataaaaaaaaccaaagcaaggggtaaggcccttaaaaaaaccctCAGTCCATAAGCTATCCTTTAAGAAAAAACCCCTCAAACCCATCAcccacataacacaaaacactaggTAAAACCAATAAAAGATTACACAAATAAACATCATAAAATAGAAATAACAAAAAAACCcctcaaaacaacttttcccaaatCTCCTGTCACAATCCTTTTCCTCCACCTTCTTCAAAGTCTTCATCAGGGAATCCACTATCTCTCTATAGCTATTGCCCACCACCATCCATTGCTTCACCTTTCtacaccacaaactcaaaatgaaacacaagaaaataACACCAAAACACCAGTGAGTCATATTAAGTTTCATactagacatggcatcaatcGCATGTCTAGGATTCTCTATTTGGGTAATCTCAATTAAGATCATATCCAAACAGAAAATCCCATAGGTACAAGTCACATGATTTGAGAGAAAACTCTCCAACTAGTGACatattccgtcaattcctttgtgcAATTTtttattcccaaaatacccccacCATATTCCATTAATAACATCTTCCTTATTAATCTGCCACCACTGCCAAACCCAAAATCTAAACCAACCACACACCAAAATGATAAACCAGAAAATGACCTCCATTATTTAACATTGTCAATTCCCGAAATACCCcagatcaaataaaccttattatTGATCAATTTAGCTCTTTTCCTTAATCCCATCAGCTTCAAACGAATCTCATTCTCAATACTAGCTAtaaccccctcaactgaagtTCTTCTAGAGCCAAAAAGTCTAGAGTTTCTCTCCCTCCAAATATGAGAAACACAGCTAGCAATCATACATTTGATGATCAAATTCTCACCAGTCTTCAAATTAAGCATTCTGCTTAACATTAAAATCAGATCATTCCATTCTACCGTCTTCAAATTTAACCCCACCTTAATGCAGAAATACCTCCAAAATCTAGAGGTATAATCGCAATTAAAGAATAAATGGTTATGCGAATCAGGAACAATTTCACAGAATGGACACAGCAATTTACCAGCCACTTCCCAACCTCTAACCCTATCCTGAGTTTTTAATCTGTTCAGGACAGCCATCCACAAAATAAAGGAATTGCGAGGAATGCAATTATTGTACCAAACAATATCATACCAAGGAACAATGTCTCCAAAGTTATTTAAATCACTCCACACCTGTTTACATGAAAAATTTCTGCATATACCTTTCTTATCCCTCCATCCAACAACATCATTCATAttagaatcaatacaaaacatggGAGCTTCAATCAATCCAGGAAACTTATTAACCCATTCAACCGGCCATGAATAAGTATCAAAATCAAGAACATCACAGACTAAAGAAGAATCACTAAGACCATTACTAACCCAATCTCTTCTAGGAATAATAGTACAAAGAATACCAATTggatgccaccaatcatgccataaagCAGTGTTCCTTCCATTTCCCACACACGAAACAACATGAGGCCTAACAGTTTTCCTTATTTCCAAAAACCTCTTCCATGTCCAACTCATACTTTTTTTCTGCAAAATATCCCAAAAATTCCTTCTTCCTATATAATTGGTTCTCACCCACTGCACCCACAAGGAATTTTTGTTATTGATCACATTCGAAACATGTTTAGCAAGCAAAGCATCATTCCATCTCCTTAAATTCTTGATTCCCAGCCCGCCATACTCCTTAGGTTTGCAGATATCTAGCCACTTTACTTTAGCTTTCCCTTTGACTATCTCACCATTAGCCCATAAAAAACTTTTGCACATCTTTtcaatctcattaatagtagcaatTGGAATTTTAAAAATCGATGCCTAATAAACATGAATAGAAGTTAAGACCGAGTTAATGAGTTGCAATCTGCCAGCAAACGATAAGGTTTTACATTTCCAGTTGAAAATTCTCATCTTAATCTTTTCAATCAACTTTTTACAATCTCTATCAAACAACTTAGTAACACACATAGGAACCCCCAAATATTTAAACGGAAATCTCCCAACATCAAAAGGAAGAATACCCAAAATAATCCTTCTCATATTAGGCTTAAGACAACTGAAATAAATCTGACTTTTTTCTATACTCACCTTCAGCCTTGAAACCTTTTTGAATTCATCAAGAGCATCCCTTATAATTCTGACCGAATTCCCATTACCATAAGAGAATACCAACAGATCATCAGCAAAGCATAAATGGGATATATTGAGGCCCAAACACTTACTATGGAACTTAAAATTCAGAGAATCTTCAATAAGCTTACCCATAATAATATTGAATACCTCCATAACTATAGTAAATAGGTAAGGAGATAAAGGATCTCCCTGCCTAAGCCCACGCTTTCCTTCAAAATACCCATgatcttcaccattaaaattaAGCATGAACCACGGGGAAGAAACACAAGCCATAATCCATTTAACCATGACTGGATGGAACCCAAATCCCTGCAAAATTCTATTAAGAAAACTCCAATCCACCGTATCATAAGCCTTTTGTATATCAATCTTTATCGTACATTTAGGGGCTCCTCTTTTTTTTTGTACCCCACCATCAGCTCCTGAGCAAGAAGAATATTGTCCAATATAGATCTACCAGGAATAAAAGCTGACTGATTATTGCTAACAATATCGCCCAAACAATTTCTAATCCTGTTCACTATAATCTTACTGATACATTTATAAAAAGTATTACAGCAAGCTATAGGTCTAAAATCAGAAACTTTCCTCGGAACCTCCACTTTAGGTACCATAACTATTCTTGTAGCATTGATCCCCTTCAACAATTTACCAGTCCAAAAGAATTCTCTCACAACCTTACATACCTCTGGACCAACAATGCTCCAAGTACTTTTAAAATTTTTTGAAGAATACCCATCAGGGCCAGGGGCATGATTGTCATCTATATCAAACATCGCCATTTTAATTTCTTCATCAGAAACCACTCTAATCATATTAACAGCCACCCTCCTATCCAATTTTTTAGGAAAAAAATCATCACTTAATCCCGACAGATCAGTATCTTCCTTACAACCCAAGAACTTATTAAAATGAGATACAAACTTATCTTTCATAGCCTTCCCACTCACCCATCGGCCATCTTCATTTAGAACCATCTAAATACGATTACTGTTACCCCTGCTTTTAACAATCCTATGAAAGAATTTAGAATTATTGTCCCCATCCTGTAACCATTTGATTTTAGCACGCTGAGTAAGAAGTTTTTCTTCATCATTACAAGCAACATTAAAATCTAAGAGAATATTAGCATGCTCTTCCCTAATCTTGCAATCAAAAGGATTACTGTCAATTTCTTGTTGTTTACATTCCAACTccattcttaacttctgaattctTTTCCCAGCACCCCAATGTTTATTACACAGCTCCCTGCAATGTTTCTTGAGAATCTTCAACTTTTGAGtcactttaaacataaaaaaacCATCAATATTCTTATCCCAAACCTCCTTAACCAAAGAAAGAAACTCCTCCTTCTCATAAATAAAATTAGCAAATCTAAAAGAAGGCTTCCACTTCACTTTATCACCAGGAAAATTTAAAATAGCAGGGCAATGATCCGAATTTCTATATGGCTTAAAAACAGCATGGGCAAGAGGATGGTCCGAAATAAATTTTAAATTGACCATAACTCTATCGAGCTTCTTCAAAAGCCCCATATTCCCAGCAGGAGTTTTGTTCCATGTAAACTGAAACCCATAAGACTTCAAGTCCTCCACTTCAATAAAACTTAAACAATGAACAAAATCTTCAACTCCTTTAGGAGTTCTAGAGCAGCCTTCAGAATATTCCGATGG containing:
- the LOC128132348 gene encoding uncharacterized protein LOC128132348, translating into MVLNEDGRWVSGKAMKDKFVSHFNKFLGCKEDTDLSGLSDDFFPKKLDRRVAVNMIRVVSDEEIKMAMFDIDDNHAPGPDGYSSKNFKSTWSIVGPEIYIGQYSSCSGADGGVQKKRGAPKCTIKIDIQKAYDTVDWSFLNRILQGFGFHPVMVKWIMACVSSPWFMLNFNGEDHGYFEGKRGLRQGDPLSPYLFTIVMEVFNIIMGKLIEDSLNFKFHSKCLGLNISHLCFADDLLVFSYGNGNSVRIIRDALDEFKKVSRLKASIFKIPIATINEIEKMCKSFLWANGEIVKGKAKVKWLDICKPKEYGGLGIKNLRRWNDALLAKHVSNVINNKNSLWVQWVRTNYIGRRNFWDILQKKSMSWTWKRFLEIRKTVRPHVVSCVGNGRNTALWHDWWHPIGILCTIIPRRDWVSNGLSDSSLVCDVLDFDTYSWPVEWVNKFPGLIEAPMFCIDSNMNDVVGWRDKKGICRNFSCKQVWSDLNNFGDIVPWYDIVWYNNCIPRNSFILWMAVLNRLKTQDRVRGWEVAGKLLCPFCEIVPDSHNHLFFNCDYTSRFWRYFCIKVGLNLKTVEWNDLILMLSRMLNLKTGENLIIKCMIASCVSHIWRERNSRLFGSRRTSVEGVIASIENEIRLKLMGLRKRAKLINNKILGLAVVAD